Part of the Tolypothrix sp. PCC 7910 genome, ACTTAAATAAAAACCTATCTAACTGCGCTTCTGGTAAAGGATAAGTACCCTCAAATTCTAGGGGATTTTGTGTAGCAATGACCCAAAATAATTCTGGCAAGGGTAAACTTTCACCATCTAAAGTTACCTGCATTTCTTCCATTGCTTCTAACAACGCCGCTTGCGTTTTTGGTGGAGTGCGGTTAATTTCATCTGCTAATAGCACTTCGGTAAAAACCGGGCCTTTTTTCAAAGTAAAACTGCGGCTATTCAAATCAAAAATATTTGTCCCAGTAATATCTGATGGTAAGACATCTGGTGTTAGTTGAATCCGGCGAAAATCAGCTTTAATTAACTGCGCTAATACCTTAACTAAGAGAGTTTTACCAGTTCCCGGGACTCCTTCTAAAATTATATGTCCACCTGCTAGCAGCGCTACTAGTAACTGTTGCACCAGGCTAGATTGCCCAACAATTACCTGGTTAAGACCTTTCCCTAGGCGAATTAAAACAGAATTTATTTCATTCATATTAAACTAATTCGTAATTTATAATTCGTAATTCGTAATTAGGATACTTAAATATAATTTTGATTTAGGTGTTATAAATTGCTGTTTAATTTTAGAGTATTAATATAAATTATCTTGTTTGTTTAACAATTTGTAATTATTAATTACATTATGGAAATACGGCACCCAACAAGAATAAACCCTTTTTGAGCGAAATAAACTCGCAGCATAATTACGAATTACGACTTACGAATTAGTCATTATTTTTGATTGTTCGCCATTGCCTCAACCAGCTTAACAGGTCTCGTTCACGCATGGGTCGTTTTTGCGATTGTAGCTTTAAGACTGTAGTTAGTTCAGCAGAACTTGTGCCTGTTTTCTCTACCCAGACATCGATTAAAGCTTTGGGTTCTAGTAAAATTGGCCCTAATCCTAAAGCTTTTTGTAGTTGTAGTTGTTCTTCTTTCCCCACCATTTCAACCACAAAATCGCTAGATTCAGCTTTTTGTAATACCCCTGCTAAAGCTTGGATATAAGCTTCGCTGTTATCTAAAACTGGTACATTTAAAACTTCTGGCTTACCAAAGCGGCGATTTTGCGCCCAAATTAAGACTATTAATAAGATACCTACCTGTAATAACGCCACGATCAAAGGTTGTTTAGCAAAATAACTCAATAAGTTACCTTTCCCTTCTTGTTCTCGCACATCAGCATCTTTATAACCGTGAATGTATTCATTCACAAAAATGGCGTTCTTTTGTTTGGTAACTAAATCTGCAAGAAATTTAAAATTACTTAAATAATCTTGATAAGCATTAGCTGCTAAATAGGGAGTAGTGGAAAAAATCACTTTTCCCTTACCATACTCTTCTTCCCACACTACAGCACCGAAGCGATCGCCTAATTTAATCTCTTCTTTATCGGCTTTATCATGCCTTCTAGTTGTATCAATTTTTACATCTCCAAGGGGCGATTTTTGCATAGTGTGAAAATCAGCCGCAGTCACGGGGTAACGCACACCTAAAATTACCAAGGTATTACCTTTTTGTAACCATTCCCGTTTTGCAGAATTGATGATTGGAGAACCGAGACTGCTATTTACCTCTAACAATGTCATCGGGTTTTTTTGCGCTTCGATATCCTTCCAAGGCTTTTGCCAGCGCTTGATTGTAGTTCCTTGCTGCTGCATATAAGCATACCAAGCCCCATAGCCATCAGCAGCACGGTTATAAGTTGAACCACTATTAATTGTGCTATTGCGGGGAGCCGCTATCAAGCTTAATACAATGATAATCGCTAGTGCGATCGCCCCCAGCCAAGCCAAGCGGTTTGAGCGCTTCATGTAATGTACAGCTTTATACTTAATTTATGGATATTGTAGATAGTAATGCAGTAATGGGGAATGGGTAATGGGTAATGGGTAATGGGTAATTGGTGATTGGTAATTGGTAATAGTATTTGTCGTTTATTCTTTCTCCCTTATCTCCCTCATCTCCCTCATCCCCTTGTCTCCCTTCTCCCTCATCCCCAATTCTTATTCCCCCGCAATCTCCCGAAACGCTTGCTGACAATGCTCATAATTTTCTGGCAGAATTTCCGCATCACCAAAACATAATTGTTCGTGAGTTGTGATTAATGTTTCATAAGGCTGGATAGGCGTTATGGATGCTCGCAGCAATTGCAAATATTCGCCATCAGTGCGGCTGGATTTGTGGTTGATAACGTTGCTATCATGCAAGCGCTGTAATATTGCCATATATAAGCAACGGCAAGCTTCAGGGTAATTACCTTGACGATAATACTCTTGC contains:
- a CDS encoding DUF4350 domain-containing protein, with product MKRSNRLAWLGAIALAIIIVLSLIAAPRNSTINSGSTYNRAADGYGAWYAYMQQQGTTIKRWQKPWKDIEAQKNPMTLLEVNSSLGSPIINSAKREWLQKGNTLVILGVRYPVTAADFHTMQKSPLGDVKIDTTRRHDKADKEEIKLGDRFGAVVWEEEYGKGKVIFSTTPYLAANAYQDYLSNFKFLADLVTKQKNAIFVNEYIHGYKDADVREQEGKGNLLSYFAKQPLIVALLQVGILLIVLIWAQNRRFGKPEVLNVPVLDNSEAYIQALAGVLQKAESSDFVVEMVGKEEQLQLQKALGLGPILLEPKALIDVWVEKTGTSSAELTTVLKLQSQKRPMRERDLLSWLRQWRTIKNND
- a CDS encoding MoxR family ATPase, with the translated sequence MNEINSVLIRLGKGLNQVIVGQSSLVQQLLVALLAGGHIILEGVPGTGKTLLVKVLAQLIKADFRRIQLTPDVLPSDITGTNIFDLNSRSFTLKKGPVFTEVLLADEINRTPPKTQAALLEAMEEMQVTLDGESLPLPELFWVIATQNPLEFEGTYPLPEAQLDRFLFKLAVDYPDQAAEKQMLLNRQAGFAARRGDINRLEPIATVSEILQARQAVKEVKVSESIIDYLLALVKTSRQHPELALGASPRAAGAWLQTSQAAAWLAGRNFVTPDDVKAVASPLLRHRLILKPEAMLDGLQIDAVITSVINQVPVPR